In Gadus chalcogrammus isolate NIFS_2021 chromosome 23, NIFS_Gcha_1.0, whole genome shotgun sequence, a genomic segment contains:
- the inhbaa gene encoding inhibin subunit beta Aa yields MSRVLPLLSCVLLLLYAQSCGSSQPASLSVHALQHPHQPQAAAATCPSCALARMRRSGGGGTEEEERGAMEEAQQDVVEAVKRHILNMLHLEDRPNITRPVPRAALLNALRKLHVGRVAADGSVQIEGEEEGRGRGGGGGRGGRGGGGGGAAEAGAGVGGEGDSGEPTETTEIITFAEAGDSPGVINFMLSREGGEPSLVEQANVWLFLRLAKNNRNRAKVTIRLIQQHPAGPGAPAQAQGDVLLAQKTVDTRRSGWHTFPVSGAVQALLEASATAAPLSLRVSCPQCAGLGATTVLVSGRASQREQSHRPFLMAVVRPGVDGEPRRRRRRGLECDGKVRVCCKRQFYVNFKDIGWNDWIIAPPGYHANYCEGECPSHVASITGSSLSFHSTVINHYRMRGYSPFQSMRSCCVPTRLRPMSMLYYNEEQKIVKKDIQNMIVEECGCS; encoded by the exons ATGTCCAGGGTCTTGCCTCTGCTCAGCTGcgtgctgctgctcctctacgCCCAGAGCTGCGGCTCGTCCCAGCCCGCCTCCCTGAGCGTGCACGCCCTCCAgcacccccaccagccccaggcggcggcggcgacg TGCCCGTCCTGCGCCCTGGCCAGGATGCggaggagcggcggcggcgggacggaggaggaggagcgcgggGCCATGGAGGAGGCGCAGCAGGacgtggtggaggcggtgaagAGGCACATCCTCAACATGCTGCACCTGGAGGACCGGCCCAACATCACGCGGCCGGTGCCCCGCGCTGCGCTCCTCAACGCGCTGCGCAAGCTGCACGTGGGCCGCGTGGCCGCCGACGGCAGCGTGCAGatcgagggggaggaggaagggagaggaagaggaggaggaggaggcaggggaggaagaggtggaggaggtggaggagcggcGGAGGCAGGAGCCGgagtagggggagagggggactcCGGCGAGCCGACGGAGACCACCGAGATTATCACCTTCGCCGAGGCTG gagactCCCCGGGCGTGATCAACTTCATGCTGTCCAGGGAGGGCGGCGAGCCCTCCCTGGTGGAGCAGGCCAACGTTTGGCTCTTCCTCCGCCTGGCCAAGAACAACCGCAACCGCGCCAAGGTCACCATCCGGCTGATCCAGCAGCACCCGGCGGGGCCCGGGGCGCCCGCCCAGGCCCAGGGCGACGTCCTGCTGGCCCAGAAGACGGTGGACACCCGCCGCAGCGGCTGGCACACCTTCCCCGTGTCGGGGGCGGTGCAGGCCCTCCTGGAGGCCAGTGCCACGGCCGCGCCGCTCAGCCTGCGTGTGTCCTGCCCGCAGTGCGCCGGTCTGGGCGCCACCACCGTGCTGGTGTCGGGCCGGGCGTCCCAGCGGGAGCAGTCCCACCGGCCCTTCCTGATGGCGGTGGTGCGGCCTGGCGTGGACGGCGAGCCGCGGCGGCGCCGGCGCCGGGGGCTGGAGTGCGACGGCAAGGTGCGCGTGTGCTGCAAGCGGCAGTTCTACGTCAACTTCAAGGACATCGGCTGGAACGACTGGATCATCGCGCCGCCGGGCTACCACGCCAACTACTGCGAGGGCGAGTGTCCGTCGCACGTGGCCAGCATCACGGGCTCCTCGCTGTCCTTCCACTCCACCGTCATCAACCACTACCGCATGCGGGGCTACAGCCCCTTCCAGAGCATGCGCTCCTGCTGTGTGCCCACGCGCCTGCGGCCCATGTCCATGCTGTACTACAACGAGGAGCAGAAGATCGTCAAGAAGGACATCCAGAACATGATCGTGGAGGAGTGCGGCTGCTCGTAA